The DNA window ccatgccatctCGTAGGCACGCACACGGCACCtctcgtcgccagcgccggcgcgtcggcgcggcgggtcATCCAGTGGAGCACGACTGCGtcagggcggcagcgcccgcggCTGCAGGGGCGTTGCCTGCATCAGCGCCTCGCTCGTCACCTCAATTCGCGGCCGCTCGCAAGGTTGTAGTACCACGAGGCGGCCAGGAGCGTCCCGCATGCCCCGTTCAATTTTTTTCGGCACATCCCATGAAATATTTGCTACAGCAAGTCATGCCGTTCCAACTTGAATGAAGCGCGCATGAGTGAACTGCCTTTATCGCCATCACTAGTGGAACTATCGCAGCTGggctccagcagctgcggcgaTCATCGAGCACTGGCATGACGCGCGGGGACGAGATAGCAACTACAGAGCATCGCTGCGCCCTACGCACGTTCGGGCGGTACCACTTTATCGTCCAATGTTGACCACCGCAACCCCGGTCCGGCTGCCAGTGGGGTGGCGCCCCCCAGGCCCTGGGCAGTTCGCAGCTGCGGCGACAGCGCgtcggcagcaacagcgaACTTAGTGCGCAGCCCTTACGTCAGCGGGTCGGGGCACCTTCAGCGAACAACATCCACCACCTCTCAGTTGCGTCTCATCACAAAGCCTTACAGATCCTTGTCcagccagctgccgccgcgccgccaacgcatCAACATACTGAGCGCAGCGCACCTGAGTTGCGGCCCAACCACACCCGCGAGCAGCTGTCTTACCACTACCGCACACctgcccgcgacggccgaATCTGCATGAAGTTTTGACGAGGCCATAagaaggcggccgggggCTGACGCTCCCGCAACCCTTCTCACTTGCGTCCCTTCTTTTGCGCCGCAGCCTGCTCTCGTGCTCATTCCCGCTACATCAACTCGGGGCACGCGTTTACCATACTATCAGGCGCATCGCTCAACAGCATCCATGGATCCCGCTCACCCCGGtcccgacgacggctcggGCTCGATGCCCCCCATCCCTCAGGGCACCACCGATGCCAACGGCGCTGGGGGCATGCCTTCTTTCACTCCCGAAATGATGGACCAAGCCGGTCTCGGCTCAGAtccgatggcggccatgctcgCAGGCCAGAATTTTCTCCAGGACTCGAccatggcgggcatgccCATGGGCGACCCAAACTTCATGCTGCCTCTCATGACAGCAAACGGGGCCTTGCCCATGCATCAACCTCCACTCAACAACACCGTCTCAGCAGGTACATATCGCGTTCCATTGCATGATTCATTTAGGCTGGTCGAAGGGCTTTCTAACTATGAAAACAGATGAGATCGCGCTGTATGATCGCCAAATCCGCCTTTGGGGCATggccgcccaggccaagATACAAGGCGCAAATatcctcctcatcaccaTGCGCGCACTTGCCAACGAGGTCGCCAAGAACCTCGTACTTGCGGGCGTTGGCTCAATAACTATTCTCGACGGTGCTACTGTCACCGAATCCGACCTTGGCGCCCAGTTCTTCCTTGCGGAGACAGAAGACGTGGTCGGCAAAaaccgcgccgaggccgcgagcgccgctcTTCGCAAGCTGAACCCTCGAGTGCAGGTTCACGTTGACCCAGAGAGCGTCACCGCAAAGGGCCCGAGCTATTTCGCGGGCTTCGACGTGGTCATCGCCACCGATCTCGACCCGGACACGTTCAACATCATCAACACGGCGACACGCATCAACGGCAAGGCTTTTTACGCGGCTGGGACACACGGCTTGTACGGCTTCATATTTAGCGACCTCATAGAGCACGACTACGTGATTGAGCGTGATGTGGGAAACGTGGCCACCGAGACCAAGCAGGAAACGCGGACGCGTTCCATCATCGACGTCAAGACCAAGACGGAGGGCTCCAAGACGGCAGAGAGCGTCACCAAGCGCGAGCTGTACTCCACATGGTTCCTCGCCAGCGACCTCGCCGTGCTGCCAGAGGAGTATCTCCAGTCGAAGCGGCGCCTCAGGAGCGTCACGCCCGCG is part of the Purpureocillium takamizusanense chromosome 7, complete sequence genome and encodes:
- the AOS1 gene encoding E1 ubiquitin-activating enzyme (COG:O~EggNog:ENOG503NZZ3), which encodes MDPAHPGPDDGSGSMPPIPQGTTDANGAGGMPSFTPEMMDQAGLGSDPMAAMLAGQNFLQDSTMAGMPMGDPNFMLPLMTANGALPMHQPPLNNTVSADEIALYDRQIRLWGMAAQAKIQGANILLITMRALANEVAKNLVLAGVGSITILDGATVTESDLGAQFFLAETEDVVGKNRAEAASAALRKLNPRVQVHVDPESVTAKGPSYFAGFDVVIATDLDPDTFNIINTATRINGKAFYAAGTHGLYGFIFSDLIEHDYVIERDVGNVATETKQETRTRSIIDVKTKTEGSKTAESVTKRELYSTWFLASDLAVLPEEYLQSKRRLRSVTPALSCFRALWEFKQLKGGVLPSTSNRDDLKMFTQIATQKHKALSLPSETLRPEFLRSFLQNLGSEIAPVTAILGGQLAQDVINVLGQTQQPIQNMVVLDGDKMEAVMYPLHPEGALGAGLLSLGGGGNAMAPNGGDMMLDPAAAMLSMPGMGGMGMDAAVVAMGHMAAPVDGMGVGVVGLGGHGASQQPQGDANGQAPAGGFAPDVQSADAHRGSGDAASASGAGQGQKTEGQDSKPSAS